From Camelina sativa cultivar DH55 chromosome 20, Cs, whole genome shotgun sequence, the proteins below share one genomic window:
- the LOC104768472 gene encoding uncharacterized protein LOC104768472, whose amino-acid sequence MNTEMEEDTGNGGFRKRMKPSDEEGKGDSRDDGISLDNTIENEETETKLVASDEMELNIAQILDKIESFTQTVSNLLETGKTMFKELSNEFEERLIMIHREHVEKWQEEIKELRLLDASNEETTSLLHNARYLIHNPSIEQ is encoded by the exons ATGAACACTGAGATGGAAGAAGACACAGGGAATGGAGGATTTCGGAAACGCATGAAGCCatct gaTGAAGAAGGAAAAGGTGATTCGAGAGATGATGGAATCAGTCTTGATAATACCATTGAGAATGAAGAAACTGAGACGAAACTTGTTGCTTCTGATGAGATGGAACTTAACATTGCTCAGATTCTTGACAAGATTGAGAGCTTCACACAAACT GTTTCTAACTTGTTGGAGACTGGGAAGACAATGTTTAAGGAACTCAGTAACGAATTCGAAGAACGCTTGATCAT GATACACAGGGAACATGTTGAGAAATGGCAGGAGGAGATCAAGGAATTGCGTTTGCTTGATGCATCAAACGAGGAGACTACTTCCCTCTTACACAACGCTCGCTATCTGATTCATAATCCTAGCATTGAGCAATAA
- the LOC104768473 gene encoding uncharacterized protein LOC104768473 produces the protein MSGKSSARLEKSGKKKTISPVDTAGISNLFAQEGILATKHEILKENHENLLNDYKILKEKFKHVNEMNEVMKLHLENPIKELEAKNQRLLEELEKERSETEEFKKEMKRMESEKETLINEMRVKNQELLTAIEKGQELKKMVDKYGRLKEISGAAESQCSLLKPLFDANNQISLGCNDDVAFTDEVTLVDDDHNNVTGKNEEALVVDDHNVTFKKEVIVVDDDNVTFKTEVIVVDGHNVNNNTAADAIVISDESDAENDNPTPRKRNIIPQCPVAVKQEPQSDVPKSSKAKYVLSSSSSSSSSSSDEYVSVQLPGVIITSLESSEHRVRS, from the exons ATGAGTGGGAAATCATCAGCTCGTTTGGAAAAAtcggggaagaagaagacgatctcGCCGGTGGATACTGCCGGAATAAGCAATTTGTTTGCTCAAGAAGGGATTTTAGCGACAAAACATGAAATTCTCAAGGAGAATCATGAGAATCTGCTCAATGATTACAAAATCcttaaagaaaaatttaagcATGTCAATGAGATGAATGAGGTGATGAAGTTGCATCTTGAAAACCCGATCAAGGAGCTCGAGGCGAAGAATCAGCGATTGCTCGAGgagttggagaaagagagaagtgagaCGGAGGAGTttaagaaggagatgaagagaaTGGAGAGTGAGAAAGAGACCCTCATCAATGAAATGAGGGTTAAGAATCAGGAGCTTTTGACTGCGATAGAGAAAGGACAGGAGCTGAAGAAGATGGTGGACAAGTATGGTCGATTAAAAGAGATATCTGGTGCGGCTGAATCACAGTGTTCACTTTTGAAACCGCTCTTTGATGCTAACAATCAAATCAGTCTAGGATGTAACGATGATGTGGCTTTCACTGATGAGGTTACTTTGGTGGATGATGATCATAATAATGTGACTGGCAAGAATGAGGAGGCTCTTGTTGTGGATGATCATAATGTGACTTTCAAGAAGGAGGTGATTGTGGTGGATGATGACAATGTGACTTTCAAGACTGAGGTTATTGTCGTTGATGGTCATAATGTGAATAATAACACTGCAGCAG ATGCGATTGTGATCAGTGACGAGAGTGATGCCGAAAATGATAATCCTACTCCAAGAAAGAGAAACATCATCCCTCAATGTCCTGTTGCTGTAAAACAAGAACCACAATCCGATGTACCAAAGTCATCAAAAGCAAAGTATGTATtgtcatcatcgtcgtcatcttcatcatcatcatcagatgaaTATGTATCAGTTCAGCTTCCCGGGGTTATTATAACAAGTCTTGAAAGCAGTGAACACAGAGTTCGAAGTTGA